CAGTACCAATAATCCTCTTGTTTTCACATCATCACCTCATATATTGCTTGTATTATATAAAAAATTGATTGACAAAACAAGTTACAATATAAAGACAAAGAAAAGCCCTGTTTGTTATACAAACAAGAGCTTCTTTGCTTTATTCAATACCGATTTCAGCACGCACAATATCTGCAATTGTATCGACATAGTAATCTACTTTCTCATGGCTTGGTGCTTCTGCCATGACTCGTAAAAGTGGTTCTGTTCCGCTTGGACGAACAAGAATACGACCATTTCCAGCCATTTCTTCTTCCATTTTTTCAATCACAGCTTTAATAGCAGGAACTTCCACGGCCTTGTCCTTCATAGTATTTTCAACACGGATATTAACCAATTTTTGCGGATAAATAGTCACTTCTGAAGCTAATTCAGATAAAGTTTTACCTGTTTCTCTCATTACTTTTGTCAATTGAACGGCTGTCAGCTGACCGTCACCCGTCGTATTATAATCCATGATAATGACATGCCCTGATTGCTCACCACCAAGATTGTAACCCGATTTGCGCATTTCTTCTACGACATAACGGTCACCAACAGCTGTAATCACTTTATTAATACCTTCACGATCCAAAGCTTTATGGAAACCTAGGTTTGACATAACAGTTGTTACGATTGTATTTTGGGCTAGTAAACCTTTTCCAGAGAGATATTTCCCAATGATGTACATGATTTTATCACCATCAACAATCTCACCATTTTCATCTACCGCAATCAAGCGATCACTATCTCCATCAAATGCCAAACCAAGTGCTGAGCCTGATTCACGAACTGTTTCTTGCAATTTTTCAGGATGTGTAGAGCCAACATTCAAGTTGATATTTAGCCCATCTGGATTTTCCCCGATGACCGTCAATCTAGCTCCCAAATCCGCAAATACCTGACGAGCACTCGTTGAAGCAGCACCATTTGCTGTATCAAGGGCAACTTTCATTCCCTCTAAATCAAGACCAGTGGACACGAGATATTGTTGATATTTGCGCAACCCTTCTGGATAATCCATAAGAGTTCCTAAACCTTCCGCACTTGGACGCGGTAAATCGTCTTCTTTGGCATCAAGAAGAGCTTCAATTTCCAATTCACGCTCATCGTCCAATTTATAGCCATCGCCACCAAAGAATTTAATACCGTTGTCAAGTGCAGGATTGTGGCTAGCTGAAATCATAACACCCGCACTTGCTTTCTCAGATTTCACCAGATAAGCTACACCTGGTGTCGCAATAACCCCAAGCTTATAAACACGAATCCCAACAGACAGAAGTCCAGCTACTAAAGCACTTTCCAGCATTTCTCCTGAAATACGTGTGTCACGCCCTACAAAGACACGGGGTACATCTTTCTCATGCTGGCTTAATACATAACCACCAAAACGCCCTAATTTAAAAGCTAACTCTGGTGTTAACTCCACATTTGCTTCTCCACGAACTCCGTCCGTTCCGAAATATTTTCCCATTTTCTAAAATCCTTTCAATACTTTTATTTGGATGAGCTCGTCGAACTCGAAGACGAACTTGATGATTTAACAGTAATTTTTATGGTTGTCTCATAAGGAGTAATCACACTTGGCAAAACTGTGCCATTTGCATCAACTGCCTGTAGTGGGGCATTTCCTGAATAGTTAGCTGATATTTTTTCACTAGTTGGCACTACCGCTTCTACATGATCGACCTTAGCCAGCGTATCTTCGTCACTTGTAACAGTTACCTTATTGTCACCAACCGTCACGCGATCAACCATCAACCCATCTGCTAACTGGGCTGAACTGATAGTTGTTTTCACTTCAACTGTCTTGCTTGCTTTCTTGCCAACTTTCACTGTAATCTTAGCTGGTGTGACAGTCGCAGTCAACCCACTTGGTAAATTTTTAATCGCCAAAGGTACTTCTCTCGTTCCTTCTGTAGCTTTTGTCAAATCTGCCACAACCTTGAATTTTCGTGTACTTTCTTGCATTTCACTAGCAAGAGTCACACGATTAGAACCAGTTAATACCACTGACACTTCAGATGAAAACCCACTAATAAAATACTTTTCACTATCGTATTTAATGTCAATTGGTACACTAGGCAAGGTGTTGGTATAGGTTTCAGAAGTTGTTTGTCTAGCATTTGAATTATTTTGGTAATTTGTCGTGGTGGCGTAAATAAATAAAACACCCGCAAAAAAGATGGAAGAAATGATGTACCAAATCTGTTTACGATTTTTCATGTTTCCAACCTCCTAGCACACGATTTCTAAATGGTGATTTTGGTTGTTCATCTGAGATCAGCACTTTCCGCAATTCTGCTTCAAATTCCTCTAATGTCAAATTATGCTTGAAAACTCCATTATGTGTAATAGAGATACCTCCAGTTTCCTCCGATACTACAAAAGTAAGGGCATCGGACACTTCTGACAGACCGATTGCCGCGCGGTGACGTGTTCCAAATTCCTTAGAAATCCCTGTGTTTTCTGTGAGCGGAAGATAAGCGCAAGAAACAGCTATTTTATTGTCTCTTACAATGACAGCACCGTCATGCAGCGGTGTATTGGGAATGAAGATATTGATTAACAACTCACCAGATACATCAGCGTCCAACGGAATCCCTGTTGCAATGTATTCTTGCAAGGTTCTGCTACCTTGGATAGCAACGAGAGCCCCAATTTTCCGAGGACTCATATAATCCACTGCTTTGACAAATGCCTGCACCATTCTTTCTTCTGAGCTAATGGGTGCTGTAGAAAACAAATCGGTAGCACGCCCCAGCCTCTCCAGACCTGTACGAATCTCAGGTGTAAAAATCACAACTGCCGCAATAACCCCATAGGTGATAACTTGATTAATCAACCAAGAAACCGTTGTTAAACCAATGGCATTGGCAAGAATCTGAGCCAGCACAAAGATTAAAACCCCTCGAACGAGAATCATAATTTTAGTACCAGCGATTGCTTTTGTAAAATAAAATAAAATCCAAGCAACCAGTGCAATATCTATAATATTGGTAACAATACTCCAAGGGCTAGAAAATAAACTAGACCAATATTGGAGATTGGACAATTGCTGAAAATTCATTTTCAGTGTCCTCTCTTTCTCAACCTAAAAACGTTCTTGACTATTATATCACTTTTCAAGATATTTTTCTGTAACCTTCTTTACTTTTTTATGATAAAATATTTCTTATGAAGATAAATACTATGTTGGGCACTCTTGCAGGGAAATCCTCCCATTTTGTTTTAAGCAAACTGGGACGTGGTTCAACTCTGCCTGGAAAACTTGCTCTGAAATTTGACAACGACATTTTAAACACACTAGCTCGTGATTACGAAGTAGTGGTGATTACAGGGACAAACGGTAAAACTCTGACTACTGCTCTGACAGTTGGAATCCTCAAAGAGGCTTTTGGCGAAGTTGTGACCAATCCCAGCGGAGCCAATATGATTAGCGGGATTGCGACGACTTTTCTGACCGCTAAAAAAGGAAAAACCGGCAAGAATATCGCTATACTAGAAATTGATGAAGCTAGCCTCTCACGCATTTGCGACTACATTAAACCGAGCCTTTTTGTCTTTACCAATATTTTCCGCGACCAAATGGATCGTTACGGAGAAATTTACACGACCTACCAAATGATTTTGGATGCTGCTCAAAAGGTTCCTACGGCAACCGTCTTGCTAAATGGAGACAGTCCGCTGTTTAACTCTGTTACTCTCAAAAATCCGGTTCAATATTATGGTTTTGATACAGAAAAAGGAGAGCCAAAACTAGCTCATTACAATACGGAGGGTATTCTCTGTCCTAAATGTCAGCACATTCTAAAATACAAGCTCAACACTTATGCCAATCTAGGCGATTATATTTGTGAGCACTGTGGCTTTAGGCGCCCTGAATTAGACTACAAACTAACCCAATTGACCAGTCTTCGTCACAACAGTTCGGATTTTGTCATTGACGGTCAAAGCTATCACATCAATATCGGTGGCCTCTACAATATCTACAACGCTTTAGCTGCCGTTTCCGTTGCTCAATTCTTTGGAGTTGAGCCAACTACTATCAAGACTGGTTTTGACAAGAGCAGAGCTGTTTTCGGACGTCAGGAAACTTTCAAGATTGGCGACAAGGAGTGTACGCTAGTTCTCATTAAAAATCCTGTTGGAGCTACGCAAGCTCTAGAAATGATTAAACTAGCTCCTTATCCATTTAGCTTGTCAGTTCTGCTCAATGCTAATTATGCGGACGGTATCGATACGAGCTGGATCTGGGATGCAGATTTTGAGCAGGTTTTAAACATGGATATCCCGCATATGATTGCTGGCGGGGTTCGTCATTCTGAGATTGCCCGACGCTTGCGGGTGACTGGCTATAATGCTGAACAAATCAGTGAAGTAGCTGATTTAAGCCAGGTCTTTGAAAAAATTAAAAACCAAGAAACCAAGCATGCCTATATCCTAGCTACTTACACCGCCATGCTAGAGTTTCGCGAATTGCTGGCTTCTCATCAAGTCGTCAGAAAGGAGATGAACTAATGGTTTATACATCACTAACTTCTCCTGAAAATCGGGATTATACTTATGATTTGAAGATTGCTCATCTCTATGGCAATCTCATGAATACCTACGGTGACAATGGCAATATTCTCATGCTCAAATATGTAGCTGAAAAGCTAGGTGCTCGCGTTCAGATTGATATTGTCTCACTTGAAGATAAGTTTGACAAAGATTACTATGATTTGGCGTTTTTCGGCGGAGGGCAAGACTACGAGCAGACCATTGTGGCACGAGATCTGCCTGCAAAAAAAGATAGTTTGGAAGAATTTATCAATCATGACGGCGTGGTACTAGCTATTTGTGGTGGCTTTCAGCTTCTAGGTCAATATTACATTGAAGCTTCTGGTCGGCGGATTGAGGGACTTGGAATTATGGGACATTACACTCTCAATCAAAAAAATAACCGCTACATCGGCGACATTAAGATTCATAACGATGAATTTGACGAAACCTATTATGGTTTTGAAAATCACCAAGGACGGACATTCCTATCTGAAGACGAAAAACCGCTCGGCAGAATTATTTATGGGAATGGAAACAACAAGGAAGACCAAAGCGAAGGCGTGCACTACAAGAATGTCTTTGGCTCTTACTTCCACGGTCCTATCCTATCCCGCAATGCCAATCTAGCTTACCGCCTAGTGACAACCGCCCTGAAGAATAAATATGGCCAAGATACTCCACTCGCCAACTACGAGGACATTCTAGCGCAAGAAGTCCCCGAAGAATACGGCGACGTCAAGAGCAAGGCAGAGTTTGAATAGGGTATAAAATGAGAGTGGGGATGTAAAAGTTGATTTATCAACGCATTAGAGTCCACTCAGCAGTGTTTGATTGGCACTAAAGTGCCTAATCAATTGTGCATTGGAAACTCTACATTGACTAAAGTCAATAGAGCTTCTCCAAACTACTACGTCTTATCATTCTGACTATATAAGCAAAGGAAGCTGAGCACTTTTGTCTCAGCTTCCTTTTGTTTGCAATGATTTTTGATAAAAAATTGAGAAAACAGCCAGACTCATCACTCCAATGCCAATGACAATAAAAGAAAACAGGTGTACGCTTGGAATCAATGTCACAATTGCTGTTGCAAGCGGCATAAAAAGAATAGCCAGTGTAAAAATAGCAGAGAATACTCGACCTAAATACTGATTGTCAACCTTGGTTTGCACCTGGCTGAAAAAATGAATGTTAAAAACTGTCATGAATAACTCACAAAGAAAATTACCGCCATAAGCTAGATAAGCAGGAACAGGAAAAATAGCAGAACTCCCTATTATTACAACTCCTAAACCTGTCAGACAAAGGGTGGTTAGCAAATTCTCCATAGTATCCTTAATCTTACTTGCCAAGAGTGCTCCAATGATAGAGCCGATAGCTCCCATTGTCAGAATGGTCGCATAAGCTCCTTTTTGCTGAAAAAGCTGATTAGTGAAAGGTAGGAGGTAGTTAAAAGCTGCAAAGAAAAAATTAACGCTAGATGCTACTACGAGTAGAAAGAAGATTTCCTTTTGTTGTCGAATATAAAGCACTCCTTCTCGCATATCTTCCAAAATTGCTCTTATTGTCAGCCTACCAGTTGATTTCATTTCTGGTTCTTTGTTAGGTAGGAAATAAACCAAAATAAAGGCGAGGAAAAAACTCAGTGCATCTAAAAGCAAAGTAATCCGCAGATTGGCATAGTTCATGACTAAGAAAGAGAGGACAGGAGCTGACACACTGATTAACTGCAAAACCACCTCCAAATGAGAATTGTAAGCTACGATTTCCTCTTTATTTACAATCTCGGTGATATAGGATTTGTTTGCTGGTCGTGAGAAAGAAAAAGCAATAGCTTGCACCACATTGGCGAAAATGAGAGCTCCAATCATCAACTGTTTATGAGTAATAAAGGAAATTCCTAAACACAGGAGAGAACAAATCAAGTCAGTTGTCATTAAGACTTTTCGTTTAGAAAAACGATCGGTGATAACACCGCCGAAAGGATTGAATAAAATAGCTGTTATTAAATCGGACAATTGGTAAATTCCTAAAACGGTCTGACCTATAACTCCTAACGACGCTAGCCAAATACTGTTTCCATAATCATAGAGCATATTGCCAATCTTGTTGATAGCTCCGCGTGCAATGAGTTGTACCGCTTGTTTGTTCATAAAGAAACCTCCAAATTCTTTTTTTATATTTTAACAAATAAAAAAAGAAAGGCACTATTTTTCCCGTATTTGGGAAAAGTGTCTCTCTTTTTATATTTTTTGTGTAATAAATTTCTGGTAATGTTCTTGATAATAATCAACTTGTTCGGGTAATTCTAAGGTCTCAAAAATCTGAATAGCTTCTTTCATTTTTGCAATACCTTGCTCCTGCTGACCTTTTTGATATGCTTCAAAGCCCTTGACATAGAGAAAAATTGTCCGCTCGTAAAGCTTAATTTCTTTATCTAAAATTTTAGCAACTGCGTTCTTGAAATACGTTGCTTTCTCAAAATCCTTTCCCTCTAAGCAATGCAGGTAAAAATTCAGAGCCAAAATCAAAACCAACCGACGATGCTTGTTGATATTTTCATAAAAATATTCACGCTCTAAAACTTCCTTACCCATCCGATAAACATAGTCCACCTCATAGAACGAATAAAGATTTCCGATTAAAATCAGCTCATACATTCCCCAATTTTCTCTCTGAAAAAGGTAATCCGCCACACGCTCTAGGTCAGTCGGTTTCATCTCATAACGATTATCTCGCTGACAAATTAGTCCTTGTACCAAGATAATATTGAGCTCATGAATGAGGCTATCCTGTCGCTGTCTAGCTTTTTCTCTCTCCTGATGCTGCAACTTCTGAAAACCTTCAATATCTTTAGCATAATAGAGCGGGACAATGTGGGACATAAATTCAACAATTTCAGCTCGTTGATAGTTTCTAGCTGCATCCATAAAATTTTCCACACTGACCTGAATATTATCCAGAACCGCTAAGAACTTATCCACTGTCAACTCAGACTCTCCTCGCTCAAAACGGGACAGCTGAGAAGTTGATACTTGATCCCCCGCTGCCTGAGCAAGAGAATAATTACCATTTAAGCGAAAATCACGAAACACCTTGCCTAAAGCTTCCATTACTTCACCATTAACTCCTTTCACAATTTTTAGTCTTTTCAGATATTACATTAAAGCTGTACTACTTCAAATCTAGTATTTGAACCTCTAGGTCAACAGGCATTTCATCTGCTCTTCTACAAAGATTGCTACTTCCATATATCGCCCTCAAAAGACTGGGGACTACTGATAAAGCAAGTAAATGGAACACTTCCCCTGACTTTCCCCGTCAATCAAATTCTTTCTTCGCCCTAAAAGTTCCTTCATTCAAACGGGCGAGCAAAATAACCTTACTAGAAAAAATGGGATATGGGTAATTCCGTCTCAAATGTTCGGATTTTACTTTCGGACACGTCTTTTTTTGTCAAAATCTTCTTGTCCGAAAATCGGCCGACATTATTTTTTCAAAAAAGCTTTGTCCGAAACAAGAATGTTCGGAATTTGTTCCAAAAACTTCCTTCCGAAAACTGGACAAAGCTATTTTCCTCTAAAACTTCTCGTCCGCATATGGAAAATGGCAAATTACTTAAAAGTTGCCTCATCCTTCATGAAGGATGAGGTTTTTTGCTCAAAAAACTCTCATCCCCTTTTGAAACGTTCGGGATTTGGTCTCAGGGAAGAATTTCTTCGCTTCGGATGAAATTTCTTGACTTAAAAATAGCTCGCTCACACCTGTTCTGCCACTTCTTCCCACTCTGTCATGGCTGCTTCCTGCTGTTCAGTCAGCTGGTCTAGCTTTTGCTGAAGCTCCATGAGTTCGCTTGCGTCATTGGTTTCCTGCATAGCTGTAGTCAACTCGGTCGTTTGCATCTCCAGCTCTTCAATTTCAGCTTCCAGCTGCTCCAAACGGCGAGCTAATTTTCGAGCTTCTTTCTGTGTTTCTTTCTGGAGTTGATAGTTGGTGACTAGCTGAGACTGAGCGGGCTCTGCCGCAGTAGCTTTCTCCTCTCTCAAAGCTTCCAGCTCTGCTTTTTTCTCCAGATAATAGTCATAATCGCCCAGATAAAGAGTAGATCCAGTATCAGAAAGCTCGATAATCTGCGTGGCAACCCGGTTGATAAAGTAGCGATCATGGCTGACAAAGAGCAAAGTACCGTCAAAGTCAATCAAGGCATTCTCCAGCACCTCTTTGCTATCAATATCTAGGTGGTTGGTTGGCTCGTCCAGCACCAGAAAATTCTTGTTTTCCATAGACAACTTAGCCAGTAAAAGCCGCGCTCGTTCCCCACCTGACAGCATACTGACAGACTTTTTGACATCATCACCTGAAAAGAGGAAAGCACCCAGACGATTGCGGATTTCCACTTCTTGTGTTAGTTTAAAATCATTCCAAAGCTCGTCCAAGACTGAATTGCTCGGTGTCAATCGGCTTTGGGTCTGGTCATAGTAGCCCAGCTCCACATTTGCTCCCAGATGCTCCT
This Streptococcus anginosus DNA region includes the following protein-coding sequences:
- the glmM gene encoding phosphoglucosamine mutase, whose product is MGKYFGTDGVRGEANVELTPELAFKLGRFGGYVLSQHEKDVPRVFVGRDTRISGEMLESALVAGLLSVGIRVYKLGVIATPGVAYLVKSEKASAGVMISASHNPALDNGIKFFGGDGYKLDDERELEIEALLDAKEDDLPRPSAEGLGTLMDYPEGLRKYQQYLVSTGLDLEGMKVALDTANGAASTSARQVFADLGARLTVIGENPDGLNINLNVGSTHPEKLQETVRESGSALGLAFDGDSDRLIAVDENGEIVDGDKIMYIIGKYLSGKGLLAQNTIVTTVMSNLGFHKALDREGINKVITAVGDRYVVEEMRKSGYNLGGEQSGHVIIMDYNTTGDGQLTAVQLTKVMRETGKTLSELASEVTIYPQKLVNIRVENTMKDKAVEVPAIKAVIEKMEEEMAGNGRILVRPSGTEPLLRVMAEAPSHEKVDYYVDTIADIVRAEIGIE
- a CDS encoding CdaR family protein yields the protein MKNRKQIWYIISSIFFAGVLFIYATTTNYQNNSNARQTTSETYTNTLPSVPIDIKYDSEKYFISGFSSEVSVVLTGSNRVTLASEMQESTRKFKVVADLTKATEGTREVPLAIKNLPSGLTATVTPAKITVKVGKKASKTVEVKTTISSAQLADGLMVDRVTVGDNKVTVTSDEDTLAKVDHVEAVVPTSEKISANYSGNAPLQAVDANGTVLPSVITPYETTIKITVKSSSSSSSSTSSSK
- the cdaA gene encoding diadenylate cyclase CdaA gives rise to the protein MNFQQLSNLQYWSSLFSSPWSIVTNIIDIALVAWILFYFTKAIAGTKIMILVRGVLIFVLAQILANAIGLTTVSWLINQVITYGVIAAVVIFTPEIRTGLERLGRATDLFSTAPISSEERMVQAFVKAVDYMSPRKIGALVAIQGSRTLQEYIATGIPLDADVSGELLINIFIPNTPLHDGAVIVRDNKIAVSCAYLPLTENTGISKEFGTRHRAAIGLSEVSDALTFVVSEETGGISITHNGVFKHNLTLEEFEAELRKVLISDEQPKSPFRNRVLGGWKHEKS
- the murT gene encoding lipid II isoglutaminyl synthase subunit MurT; the protein is MKINTMLGTLAGKSSHFVLSKLGRGSTLPGKLALKFDNDILNTLARDYEVVVITGTNGKTLTTALTVGILKEAFGEVVTNPSGANMISGIATTFLTAKKGKTGKNIAILEIDEASLSRICDYIKPSLFVFTNIFRDQMDRYGEIYTTYQMILDAAQKVPTATVLLNGDSPLFNSVTLKNPVQYYGFDTEKGEPKLAHYNTEGILCPKCQHILKYKLNTYANLGDYICEHCGFRRPELDYKLTQLTSLRHNSSDFVIDGQSYHINIGGLYNIYNALAAVSVAQFFGVEPTTIKTGFDKSRAVFGRQETFKIGDKECTLVLIKNPVGATQALEMIKLAPYPFSLSVLLNANYADGIDTSWIWDADFEQVLNMDIPHMIAGGVRHSEIARRLRVTGYNAEQISEVADLSQVFEKIKNQETKHAYILATYTAMLEFRELLASHQVVRKEMN
- the gatD gene encoding lipid II isoglutaminyl synthase subunit GatD, with amino-acid sequence MVYTSLTSPENRDYTYDLKIAHLYGNLMNTYGDNGNILMLKYVAEKLGARVQIDIVSLEDKFDKDYYDLAFFGGGQDYEQTIVARDLPAKKDSLEEFINHDGVVLAICGGFQLLGQYYIEASGRRIEGLGIMGHYTLNQKNNRYIGDIKIHNDEFDETYYGFENHQGRTFLSEDEKPLGRIIYGNGNNKEDQSEGVHYKNVFGSYFHGPILSRNANLAYRLVTTALKNKYGQDTPLANYEDILAQEVPEEYGDVKSKAEFE
- a CDS encoding MFS transporter, with amino-acid sequence MNKQAVQLIARGAINKIGNMLYDYGNSIWLASLGVIGQTVLGIYQLSDLITAILFNPFGGVITDRFSKRKVLMTTDLICSLLCLGISFITHKQLMIGALIFANVVQAIAFSFSRPANKSYITEIVNKEEIVAYNSHLEVVLQLISVSAPVLSFLVMNYANLRITLLLDALSFFLAFILVYFLPNKEPEMKSTGRLTIRAILEDMREGVLYIRQQKEIFFLLVVASSVNFFFAAFNYLLPFTNQLFQQKGAYATILTMGAIGSIIGALLASKIKDTMENLLTTLCLTGLGVVIIGSSAIFPVPAYLAYGGNFLCELFMTVFNIHFFSQVQTKVDNQYLGRVFSAIFTLAILFMPLATAIVTLIPSVHLFSFIVIGIGVMSLAVFSIFYQKSLQTKGS
- a CDS encoding helix-turn-helix domain-containing protein, translating into MEALGKVFRDFRLNGNYSLAQAAGDQVSTSQLSRFERGESELTVDKFLAVLDNIQVSVENFMDAARNYQRAEIVEFMSHIVPLYYAKDIEGFQKLQHQEREKARQRQDSLIHELNIILVQGLICQRDNRYEMKPTDLERVADYLFQRENWGMYELILIGNLYSFYEVDYVYRMGKEVLEREYFYENINKHRRLVLILALNFYLHCLEGKDFEKATYFKNAVAKILDKEIKLYERTIFLYVKGFEAYQKGQQEQGIAKMKEAIQIFETLELPEQVDYYQEHYQKFITQKI